A window from Drosophila miranda strain MSH22 chromosome Y unlocalized genomic scaffold, D.miranda_PacBio2.1 Contig_Y2_pilon, whole genome shotgun sequence encodes these proteins:
- the LOC117193454 gene encoding protein krueppel-like has protein sequence MAISMLQDAQTRSLAAALAGIKREEVAADRSMSLSPPMSANTSASSAAAMYPGMGLQQAAAASAFGMLSPTQLMAANRQAAAFMAQLPMSTLSNTLFPHNPAALFGAWAAQQSQMPPQGTHMHSPPASPHSPVSTTPLGSGKHPLTSPSSTPQHREPVKKSRKLSVKKEFQTEITMSVNDLYHTPGGPISPPSSGSSPNSTHEVGSVGAGVTGVASKDPSRDKSFTCKICYRSFGYKHVLQNHERTHTGEKPFECPECHKRFTRDHHLKTHMRLHTGEKPYHCSHCDRQFVQVANLRRHLRVHTGERPNTCEICDGKFSDSNQLKSHMLVHNGEKPFECDRCHMKFRRRHHLMNHKCGIQSPPTPALSPAMSGDFPMAVTSMALEPSANKFAAMCASYGGSDESVDLEKGSLDDEAPLDLSEDGASSVDGHCSSSMARRKAQDIRRVFRLPPPQIIHVRSEMPEQTEPEDLSMHSPRSTESQEQNEDIDLDDLDDAAVLYMRQH, from the exons ATGGCTATATCAATGCTCCAGGACGCACAGACACGAA gCCTAGCTGCTGCTTTAGCGGGAATTAAAAGGGAGGAGGTCGCTGCAGACCGCTCCATGTCACTGTCGCCTCCCATGTCGGCCAACACGTCAGCCAGCAGCGCCGCGGCCATGTACCCGGGAATGGGTCTACAACAGGCGGCCGCTGCATCAGCCTTCGGCATGCTCTCACCCACCCAACTGATGGCTGCTAACCGCCAGGCGGCTGCTTTTATGGCCCAGCTTCCAATGAGTACATTGTCCAACACACTGTTTCCCCACAATCCGGCGGCTTTGTTTGGAGCTTGGGCTGCCCAGCAGTCGCAGATGCCACCCCAGGGCACGCATATGCATTCCCCGCCCGCCAGTCCGCACTCGCCCGTATCCACTACACCTTTGGGCAGTGGCAAGCATCCGTTGACCTCTCCCAGCAGTACACCACAGCACCGTGAGCCAGTGAAGAAGTCTCGCAAGTTATCGGTAAAGAAGGAGTTCCAGACGGAAATCACCATGAGCGTGAATGATCTCTATCACACACCGGGTGGACCCATTTCTCCCCCATCCAGCGGCAGCTCGCCCAATTCTACACACGAGGTGGGAAGCGTCGGTGCGGGAGTTACCGGCGTCGCATCCAAAGATCCCTCTCGCGACAAGAGCTTCACCTGCAAGATCTGCTATCGCAGCTTTGGATACAAGCACGTCCTGCAGAACCACGAACGTACGCACACCGGCGAGAAGCCTTTCGAATGCCCAGAGTGCCACAAGCGCTTCACCCGAGACCATCACCTGAAGACCCACATGCGTCTGCACACCGGAGAGAAGCCATATCATTGCTCCCACTGCGATCGCCAATTCGTGCAGGTGGCCAATCTTAGGCGTCACCTGCGCGTTCACACTGGGGAGCGTCCGAATACTTGCGAGATCTGCGACGGTAAATTCAGTGACTCCAATCAGCTGAAGTCCCATATGCTGGTCCACAATGGCGAGAAGCCCTTTGAGTGCGACCGGTGCCATATGAAATTCCGTCGGCGTCACCACCTGATGAATCACAAGTGTGGCATTCAGTCGCCACCCACTCCGGCCCTCTCACCAGCAATGAGTGGAGACTTTCCCATGGCAGTCACCTCTATGGCTCTGGAGCCATCAGCCAATAAATTTGCGGCTATGTGTGCAAGCTATGGGGGCTCTGACGAGTCGGTTGATCTCGAAAAGGGTTCTTTGGACGACGAGGCTCCATTGGATTTGTCTGAGGACGGCGCCAGTTCAGTAGATGGCCACTGCAGCAGTAGCATGGCCCGTCGAAAGGCCCAGGATATACGCCGTGTGTTTCGTCTACCTCCTCCCCAGATAATCCATGTCCGCAGTGAAATGCCCGAGCAAACCGAGCCTGAGGATCTCAGCATGCACTCGCCCCGCTCCACCGAATCACAAGAACAAAACGAGGATATTGATTTGGACGATTTGGATGATGCCGCTGTTCTATATATGCGCCAGCACTAA